A stretch of the Streptomyces sp. NBC_01428 genome encodes the following:
- a CDS encoding PPOX class F420-dependent oxidoreductase: MSAELSDDLKKLIDDNPVFATIATIQPDGSPQLTITWLGRDGDDLLVSTTVGRRKEKNLRDDPRITVMINPPNAPYTYAEIRGTATLTTEGGQELIDELSRKYTGKDYADFNSASKDDAERVVVRVTPRKVVGSI, from the coding sequence GTGTCTGCCGAACTCTCCGACGACCTGAAGAAGCTCATCGACGACAACCCGGTCTTCGCCACCATCGCCACGATCCAGCCGGACGGCAGTCCGCAGCTGACGATCACCTGGCTCGGCCGGGACGGCGATGACCTGTTGGTCTCCACGACCGTGGGCCGCCGCAAGGAGAAGAACCTGCGGGACGACCCGCGGATCACCGTCATGATCAACCCGCCGAACGCGCCCTACACCTACGCCGAGATCCGCGGCACGGCCACGCTGACCACGGAGGGCGGTCAGGAACTCATCGACGAACTGTCGCGGAAGTACACCGGCAAGGACTACGCGGACTTCAACTCCGCCTCGAAGGACGACGCCGAGCGCGTCGTCGTCCGCGTGACCCCGCGCAAGGTGGTCGGCTCGATCTGA
- a CDS encoding MFS transporter, whose amino-acid sequence MKSGRQPRRPFGRLLGQRLGRPFGWLWGAYGTSALGTWLAFGAFPLIAIQVLHAGPARVAALSSVGAAVGAAVAVPLGPWVEFRRKRPVLITMDLVRFAALLTIPVAFACGALTFVQLLLVSVVVAAGDITFRAASGAYLKTLLPSEDLLVANARFESTAWTTAIIGPPLGGAAIGILGPVATVVADAVTYLLSALGIRASGAREPLPERREARRMRVRDLLDGWRYILADGTLRPLFFNTALFNGLVMATEPLLAVLMLSRLGYEPWQYGLAFAAPSVGGLLGSRLARPLAARFGQHRILRGAGTLRAIWPIGLAFIGSGTPGLLLVMGVELGLIFCCGVFNPVYATYRLQRTAPDRVARTLTAWTVTTKATTALLTALWGALAALLGPRTALALAGVLLLTTPLLLPRRAAAPVDERTPELAGP is encoded by the coding sequence ATGAAGAGTGGCCGGCAGCCCCGAAGGCCGTTCGGACGGCTGCTCGGGCAGCGGCTGGGGCGGCCGTTCGGCTGGCTCTGGGGAGCGTACGGAACCAGCGCGCTCGGCACGTGGCTCGCCTTCGGCGCGTTCCCGCTGATCGCCATCCAGGTACTGCACGCCGGCCCGGCCCGGGTCGCCGCGCTCTCCTCCGTGGGAGCGGCGGTGGGTGCGGCGGTGGCGGTGCCGCTCGGCCCGTGGGTGGAGTTCCGCCGCAAGCGGCCGGTGCTGATCACCATGGACCTGGTGCGGTTCGCGGCGCTTCTGACGATCCCGGTCGCCTTCGCGTGCGGTGCGCTCACCTTCGTTCAGCTGTTGCTGGTGTCCGTGGTGGTGGCGGCGGGTGACATCACCTTCCGCGCCGCCTCGGGCGCCTACCTGAAGACGCTGCTGCCGTCGGAGGATCTGCTCGTCGCCAACGCGCGCTTCGAGTCCACGGCCTGGACGACCGCGATCATCGGCCCGCCGCTGGGAGGCGCGGCCATCGGGATCCTCGGCCCGGTGGCCACCGTGGTGGCCGACGCGGTCACCTACCTCCTCTCGGCCCTCGGCATCCGCGCGTCGGGAGCCCGCGAACCCCTGCCCGAACGGCGGGAGGCACGGCGCATGCGGGTCCGCGACCTGCTCGACGGGTGGCGCTACATCCTCGCCGACGGGACCCTGCGCCCGCTGTTCTTCAACACCGCTCTGTTCAACGGCTTGGTGATGGCCACGGAACCGTTGCTCGCCGTCCTCATGCTCAGCCGGCTCGGATACGAGCCGTGGCAGTACGGTCTCGCCTTCGCCGCACCCTCCGTCGGCGGCCTGCTCGGCTCACGTCTGGCCCGGCCGCTCGCCGCCCGGTTCGGTCAGCACCGGATCCTGCGCGGGGCCGGAACACTGCGCGCGATCTGGCCCATCGGGCTGGCCTTCATCGGATCCGGAACCCCGGGACTGCTGCTGGTCATGGGTGTCGAACTCGGGCTGATCTTCTGCTGCGGGGTCTTCAACCCGGTCTACGCGACCTACCGCCTCCAGCGCACCGCGCCCGACCGGGTGGCCCGGACGCTGACGGCGTGGACCGTGACGACGAAGGCGACGACGGCGCTCCTCACCGCGCTCTGGGGAGCACTCGCCGCCCTGCTCGGCCCCCGCACCGCCCTGGCCCTCGCCGGTGTCCTCCTGCTGACGACCCCCCTGCTGCTCCCCCGCCGAGCAGCCGCACCGGTCGACGAGCGGACACCGGAACTCGCGGGTCCCTGA
- a CDS encoding FG-GAP-like repeat-containing protein: MRRSLTIAVAVAALVTGAVCAAGPAGAAPVAAVPVTDFNADGYADIAVAAPGGTVNGKDDAGYVTVLYGSIGGVDTKRPQVISRASAGIPGDAVNYDSFGRVSAARDFDGDGYTDLVVGSENGPTIILWGSPTGLKDSVALSLPPHNGPLAAGDINGDGHADLVVGTGLVGVEFGPISRTGTSSGRTIVPFEDEEDSRYEFIVGDVTGDGADDILTTHGFEDMGHGTRLWKGGKDGSVTRVPGAITPSSGGVVADFDRDGFGDFATFKFGTSQEDITNRPGTVEIRYGSSSGLSTRTTTITQNTPGVPGVNETGDEFGLALAAGDVTGDGYPDLAVGVPGEDIGSTDSAGSVVLLKGGPKGPTGSGALAFSQSTSGVPGASEQGDRFGEEVQLADVNDNNRADLIVAAPWEDAPKVDSGAAWVLRGSKNGPVTSNIATFNPAGLGTPQADAHFGSSFSH; this comes from the coding sequence GTGCGCCGTTCTCTCACCATCGCAGTCGCTGTCGCGGCGCTCGTCACGGGTGCCGTGTGCGCCGCCGGCCCGGCCGGGGCTGCTCCGGTGGCGGCTGTGCCGGTCACGGACTTCAACGCCGACGGGTACGCCGACATCGCGGTCGCGGCGCCCGGTGGCACCGTGAACGGCAAGGACGACGCCGGGTACGTCACCGTCCTGTACGGATCCATCGGCGGTGTCGACACCAAGCGCCCCCAGGTGATCAGCCGCGCCTCCGCGGGCATACCCGGTGACGCCGTGAACTACGACTCCTTCGGCCGCGTGAGCGCCGCCCGGGACTTCGACGGCGACGGGTACACCGATCTCGTCGTCGGGTCGGAGAACGGACCGACGATCATCCTGTGGGGCTCGCCCACGGGACTGAAGGACTCCGTGGCACTCTCGCTCCCCCCGCACAACGGCCCGCTGGCCGCCGGTGACATCAACGGTGACGGGCACGCGGACCTGGTCGTCGGCACCGGCCTGGTGGGCGTGGAGTTCGGCCCGATCTCCCGGACCGGCACGTCGTCGGGCCGCACCATCGTCCCCTTCGAGGACGAGGAGGACTCACGCTACGAGTTCATCGTGGGCGACGTGACCGGTGACGGAGCCGACGACATCCTCACCACCCACGGCTTCGAGGACATGGGACACGGCACCCGCCTCTGGAAGGGTGGCAAGGACGGCTCCGTCACCCGTGTGCCGGGAGCGATCACCCCCTCCTCAGGAGGTGTGGTCGCCGACTTCGACCGTGACGGGTTCGGTGACTTCGCCACCTTCAAGTTCGGCACGAGCCAGGAGGACATCACCAACCGCCCCGGTACGGTCGAGATCCGCTACGGCTCGTCCTCCGGCCTCTCCACCCGGACGACGACCATCACGCAGAACACTCCGGGGGTCCCCGGTGTCAACGAGACCGGGGACGAGTTCGGCCTCGCACTGGCAGCGGGCGACGTCACCGGCGACGGCTACCCGGACCTCGCCGTCGGGGTGCCCGGGGAAGACATCGGCAGCACCGACTCGGCGGGCAGCGTCGTGCTCCTCAAGGGCGGGCCCAAGGGGCCGACAGGCAGTGGAGCCCTCGCGTTCTCCCAGTCCACCAGTGGTGTGCCCGGCGCATCGGAGCAGGGCGACCGTTTCGGCGAAGAGGTACAGCTCGCCGACGTCAACGACAACAACCGCGCGGATCTGATCGTCGCCGCCCCGTGGGAGGACGCCCCGAAGGTCGACTCCGGCGCGGCCTGGGTCCTGCGCGGCTCGAAGAACGGCCCGGTCACCAGCAACATCGCGACCTTCAACCCCGCCGGCCTCGGCACGCCGCAGGCGGACGCCCACTTCGGCTCCTCATTCAGCCACTGA
- a CDS encoding glycosyltransferase family 4 protein yields MKITFLIHNVYGIGGTIRTTLNLAGALADRHEVTVVSLLRHRARPRFAIDPRVTVVPLVDIRAEAADATDPLHRQPAEVFPAAEGRYKQYSRLTDRRAEEYLRDCDADVVIGTRPGINVYLSRFGSPRALRIAQEHLTHDTHNKKLRAQLARHYRALDAVVTTTEADATVYRARMRLPGVRILAIPNGVPEPDVAPVDGTAKVIAAAGRLVRAKRFDLLIEAFSTVAAKHPDWSLRLYGTGADRERLQRLIDDQDLGGRATLMGVVSPIETAFTQASIVASASDAESFGMTIVEAMRCGVPVVATDCPLGPAEIIEDGVDGLLVPMNDEHALAAALLDLIADPANRRRMGEAALASARRFDPAALSLTYDELFTGLAATRRARAWQRGRAAWRARAGRALRGLRR; encoded by the coding sequence ATCCGCACCACCCTCAATCTCGCCGGCGCCCTGGCCGACCGGCATGAAGTGACCGTCGTCTCCCTGCTGCGGCACCGCGCGCGCCCCCGGTTCGCGATCGACCCCCGGGTGACCGTCGTGCCCCTGGTCGACATCCGCGCGGAGGCGGCCGACGCGACCGATCCGCTGCACCGGCAGCCCGCCGAGGTCTTCCCCGCCGCCGAAGGCCGGTACAAGCAGTACAGCCGCCTCACCGACCGCCGGGCCGAGGAGTACCTGCGCGACTGCGACGCGGACGTCGTCATCGGCACCCGCCCCGGAATCAACGTGTACCTCTCCCGCTTTGGTTCGCCCCGCGCGCTGCGGATCGCCCAGGAACACCTCACCCACGACACGCACAACAAGAAGCTGCGAGCCCAACTGGCGCGCCACTACCGCGCCCTGGACGCGGTGGTCACCACGACCGAGGCCGATGCGACGGTCTACCGGGCGAGGATGCGTCTGCCCGGTGTGCGGATCCTCGCCATACCCAACGGTGTGCCCGAACCCGACGTCGCGCCCGTGGACGGCACCGCCAAGGTCATCGCCGCGGCCGGCCGACTGGTGCGTGCCAAGCGGTTCGACCTGCTCATCGAGGCGTTCTCCACGGTCGCCGCCAAGCACCCGGACTGGAGCCTGCGCCTGTACGGCACCGGCGCCGACCGGGAACGGCTGCAACGGCTGATCGACGACCAGGACCTGGGCGGCCGCGCGACGCTGATGGGCGTCGTCTCCCCGATCGAGACGGCCTTCACTCAGGCGTCCATCGTCGCCAGCGCCTCGGACGCCGAGTCGTTCGGCATGACCATCGTCGAGGCGATGCGCTGCGGAGTTCCGGTGGTCGCCACCGACTGCCCGCTCGGCCCCGCTGAGATCATCGAGGACGGGGTCGACGGGCTGCTGGTCCCCATGAACGACGAGCACGCCCTCGCGGCCGCCCTGCTCGACCTGATCGCCGACCCGGCGAACCGACGCCGCATGGGTGAAGCGGCCCTGGCCTCCGCCCGCCGCTTCGACCCCGCCGCACTGTCGCTCACCTACGACGAGCTCTTCACCGGCCTGGCCGCCACGCGTCGGGCGCGTGCCTGGCAGCGTGGGCGGGCCGCGTGGCGGGCACGTGCGGGGCGGGCCCTGCGCGGACTCCGTCGCTGA
- a CDS encoding COG4705 family protein has translation MTYEISETPEAERGAGAARRAPRLRWNKVPEVTAYFWIIKVLCTTVGETAADLLNEKAGLGLTGVSLLMSALLAVVLVVQFRTKAYSAGVYWLAVALISVVGTLISDNLTDNMGVRLETSTTVFALALAVVFVVWHRREGTLSIHSIDTTGREAFYWLAVLFTFALGTAAGDLVAERMNLGYRLSAVLFALAIAAVALAHFTLGLNAVWSFWIAYVLTRPLGASMGDYLSQPTGDGGLGLGTVVTSVLFLAVILGMVVYLAVTRKDVLEARDGAVARRAG, from the coding sequence ATGACCTACGAAATCTCCGAGACACCCGAGGCCGAGCGGGGCGCGGGCGCCGCCCGGCGGGCACCCCGGCTGCGCTGGAACAAGGTGCCCGAAGTCACCGCGTACTTCTGGATCATCAAGGTGCTGTGCACGACAGTCGGCGAGACCGCGGCCGACCTGCTCAACGAGAAGGCGGGCCTGGGCCTGACCGGCGTGTCCCTCCTGATGAGCGCGTTGCTGGCGGTCGTCCTGGTGGTCCAGTTCCGTACGAAGGCCTACAGCGCCGGCGTGTACTGGCTCGCCGTGGCCCTCATCAGCGTCGTCGGCACGCTCATCAGCGACAACCTCACCGACAACATGGGCGTCCGGCTGGAGACCAGCACCACGGTGTTCGCGCTGGCCCTCGCCGTCGTCTTCGTCGTCTGGCACCGGCGCGAGGGAACGCTGTCGATCCACAGCATCGACACCACCGGCCGTGAGGCCTTCTACTGGCTCGCGGTCCTGTTCACCTTCGCCCTGGGAACAGCGGCAGGCGACCTCGTGGCCGAGCGCATGAACCTCGGATACCGGCTCTCCGCCGTCCTGTTCGCCCTGGCCATCGCCGCCGTGGCACTCGCTCACTTCACGCTGGGCCTGAACGCGGTCTGGAGCTTCTGGATCGCGTACGTGCTGACCCGGCCGCTCGGCGCCTCGATGGGCGACTACCTCTCGCAGCCGACCGGCGACGGAGGCCTCGGCCTCGGCACGGTGGTGACCAGTGTGCTGTTCCTCGCCGTCATCCTCGGCATGGTCGTCTACCTCGCGGTGACGCGGAAGGACGTGCTGGAGGCGCGGGACGGTGCCGTCGCCCGTCGAGCCGGCTGA
- a CDS encoding DUF6083 domain-containing protein: MAVLNSVSLPECLLCSSNGPDVRERGRIIRLSAELCDRCWNKVANELALSEGATAAPEPAFDPDDVDWAEPRTCRRCSAPVRCCPTNYDRWVELATFELPAKKVPPPHRWRLMRPRAVNTPIPVATVAIRIGAIDPTPGEPVVPAHAFVCVRREA; encoded by the coding sequence ATGGCGGTTCTCAACAGTGTCAGCCTGCCTGAATGCCTGTTGTGCTCCTCGAACGGGCCCGACGTTCGTGAGCGGGGACGGATCATTCGCCTGTCCGCCGAACTCTGCGACAGGTGCTGGAACAAGGTCGCCAACGAGCTTGCCCTGAGCGAGGGCGCCACGGCGGCGCCGGAGCCCGCGTTCGACCCGGATGACGTGGATTGGGCCGAGCCGCGTACGTGCCGGCGTTGCAGCGCGCCGGTACGTTGCTGTCCGACCAACTACGACCGTTGGGTCGAACTGGCGACGTTCGAGTTGCCCGCCAAGAAGGTCCCTCCCCCGCACCGTTGGCGCCTGATGCGCCCGCGGGCGGTGAACACCCCGATCCCTGTGGCGACGGTGGCCATCAGGATCGGCGCCATCGACCCGACACCCGGCGAGCCCGTCGTTCCCGCCCATGCGTTCGTGTGCGTGAGACGCGAAGCCTGA
- a CDS encoding LysR family transcriptional regulator, translated as MDLDTVRTFVAAADAGQFQEAAAELAITQQAVSKRIAVLERNLGVRLFTRTPRGAELTIDGQAFLPHARELLRVAERALASVHTVRRALRVDVIASRGAAAGLLRGFHRAHPEIELDVVMLFDIETAVAAIRSGTIDASFRAVAVPDKPLPPDIASVRVLDEPLQLMTGPAHALAGARSVTVAQLVGHRIWMPGIVPGTEWAVFYDDLVAEFGLTIEATGPNFGSDALLDTIADTPALATFMGEHTRHVWPAGYGLRMIPVTDPMPVYPHSLLWHRDNPHPALATLRTHLAASDAGYGAAGTWVPDWVSES; from the coding sequence ATGGACCTCGACACCGTTCGGACCTTCGTCGCCGCCGCCGACGCGGGGCAGTTCCAGGAGGCCGCCGCCGAGCTGGCGATCACCCAGCAGGCCGTCTCGAAACGCATCGCGGTACTGGAGCGCAACCTGGGGGTGCGGTTGTTCACCCGCACCCCGCGCGGCGCCGAGCTCACCATCGACGGCCAGGCGTTCCTGCCCCACGCGCGCGAGCTGCTGCGCGTCGCCGAACGCGCGCTCGCGTCGGTCCACACCGTGCGGCGCGCGTTGCGCGTCGACGTGATCGCCTCGCGCGGCGCGGCGGCGGGCCTGCTGCGCGGTTTCCACCGGGCGCATCCCGAGATCGAACTCGACGTGGTGATGCTGTTCGACATCGAGACGGCCGTCGCCGCCATCCGCTCGGGCACCATCGACGCGTCCTTCCGCGCCGTCGCCGTCCCGGACAAGCCGCTGCCGCCGGACATCGCATCCGTCCGGGTGCTGGACGAGCCGCTTCAGCTGATGACCGGACCCGCCCACGCGCTGGCGGGCGCCCGGTCGGTCACCGTCGCGCAACTCGTGGGGCACCGGATCTGGATGCCGGGCATCGTCCCTGGTACCGAGTGGGCTGTCTTCTACGACGACCTGGTCGCCGAGTTCGGTCTCACCATCGAGGCGACCGGCCCCAACTTCGGCTCGGACGCCCTTCTGGACACCATCGCCGACACCCCGGCCCTGGCCACCTTCATGGGCGAGCACACCCGCCACGTCTGGCCCGCCGGCTACGGGCTGCGCATGATCCCGGTGACCGACCCCATGCCGGTCTACCCGCACTCCCTCCTGTGGCACCGCGACAACCCCCATCCCGCGTTGGCCACCCTTCGTACCCATCTGGCCGCCTCGGACGCCGGCTACGGCGCGGCCGGCACGTGGGTGCCGGACTGGGTGTCGGAGAGCTGA